The Punica granatum isolate Tunisia-2019 chromosome 4, ASM765513v2, whole genome shotgun sequence sequence TTACATCAAAAGTCACCAAGGGGCAATAAACCGTTCAAGCAATTTTCGCATGTATTAAAAAACGATCAGTATGAACAGAGATCagtttatatatgattatttgCGATAAAAATTTGCCAATCGCATTGCCCTCACAACTGCACAAAATCCAGGAAGATGAACTCAACATCTCACACGGTCTCAGTTAAAACCGGTAAGCACTCGTACCTTTCTCATTTCCGATACTTATTGGAAGACATTTAGACAAAATTGGGCACTATTCTTCCAAGTGCAATCAATGAATAACTCAAATGCGAGCGACGAACCACCTATCTTAAGAATAGACCGTAAAGCAGCCAAGAAAGACCTTATATCGGCACATAACGCTTCAATGCCTGCTTCCCGGCAACCACGGCTGTTGCTGCCACACCGCCAAGAGCTCCTGCCACCGCAGCAGATCTCACCCCCCTTGCCGCCCGATATAACGCGCCGGTCCCGAGCCCCGCCCCGAAGCTGCTCCACAAGTCGTCCCTATCGGTCCATGCGATGATCCCGCTCTCAATCCCCGCATAGATCAGCCCAATCACACCAAGCCGGTTGCCCCAGGCCCGTCCCGATTGACCCGAAGAGTTGAGGAGCCGGTTGATTTTGAGCTTAAGAGTGTCGGAGGACTCGACAGATTTGATGCCGTTGAAGGCGCCGTGGGAGGCTCCGGCGATGGAGCCACCAAGGTACCCGCAGCCGGTGTAGAAGCTGAGGTTCTCGCCCCAGGAGCGATGCTGGTGTAGGGACTCCTCGGAGAAGAGGAACTCCGGGGACGTGGGGAGCTTGTAGAGGGTCTTGGCCGGGAGCTGGAGGTCCTGGTATGGGTTGTAGAGGCGCCCCTGCCGCTGATCGGAAGACTCTGGAACGGGATGGGAGCTGCCGTAAGCCATGGCGGTGGACCTCCGGGGACGATCTAGGGTTTAGGTTTCGGGCGATCAGCGGCGAGGAGCGGAAGAGCG is a genomic window containing:
- the LOC116206424 gene encoding mitochondrial import inner membrane translocase subunit TIM23-2-like; translation: MAYGSSHPVPESSDQRQGRLYNPYQDLQLPAKTLYKLPTSPEFLFSEESLHQHRSWGENLSFYTGCGYLGGSIAGASHGAFNGIKSVESSDTLKLKINRLLNSSGQSGRAWGNRLGVIGLIYAGIESGIIAWTDRDDLWSSFGAGLGTGALYRAARGVRSAAVAGALGGVAATAVVAGKQALKRYVPI